The genomic DNA taGAACTGATCAGGAGAGtgatgatgtcacttcctgtataatataaTTGATAtcgggagagcggtgatgtcacttcctgtattatatagctgatatctggagagcggtgatgtcacttcctgtataataGAACTGATCAGGAGAGtgatgatgtcacttcctgtataatataaTGGATAtcgggagagcggtgatgtcacttcctctATAATatgactgatatctgcagagtggtgatgtcacttcctCTATAATatgactgatatctgcagagcggtgatgtcacttcctgtataatatacctgatatctgcagagcggtgatgtcacttcctgtataatatgactgatatctgcagagcggtgatgtcacttcctgtataatatgactgatatctgcagagtggtgatgtcacttcctgtataatgactgatatctgggtagcagtgatgtcacttcctgtataataactaatgtctggagagcggtgatgtcacttcctgtataatataactgatatctgcagagcgatgatgtcacttcctgtacaATATGACTGATATCTgggtagcggtgatgtcacttcctgtatggGCGCTCAGCTCTTACCTTTACATGCAGGGTCAGCGTGTGCCAGGCTCTCGCCCGCACTCCTGACAGCCCCTTATGCAGCACAATCTTCCCTTCTGATAAAGGAAATCACAAGTATTAGAAGAGTTGTTCATTATGTAATAAGTCTTGCAGTCTCTGGGGGGTGAGGACTTACGCAGATCTCCTGTGACTTTGTAAGTGCCGTCCGCAGACACCCAGAAATAGATCCCTTTGGCCAGGTATGCGGGCGAGCCCCCCTGGTCCACCCTGGCGGCAATGAAGACGCTGCCTGTGCCCGGGGTCTCGATGTAGACGTCACAGGTTATGGTAAGATTAGACCTGTGCAGAGAATGGAGTTCAGCACCATCAATCTCATGCAGGTTACAATGTTTACATGGCTGCTTGCTTTCAGTGAATAGACCCTACAGATCCACCCCGAGCTCAGTGCAGCTCGTACAGGGGCGGAGCTGTCACAATTGTATCTGGTCTGGACGAGCCTCTGAGCCAATCACATCAGCAGCACGCTGCCCCCGCTGGAGACTTCGCTACAGTGTATCGGTGCAAGGAAAGCAGACGTAGTGACCTCACCAGGAGTAGTCTCCGATTACGCTGATGGCCTGATAGGGGTCAGATGACCAAGTGATCGGCCGCTGAGTCAGGACCTGGCGGAAAGTGAAGACGTGATCTCCGGGGTCCGAAGTGTTTGTGAAATACTCAAATACACCGGACTGATCGGCGAAGTATGGAGCTTCACTGAACGGAGGATTACCTGGACGTGGGGGTACACAACGGGAAAGAGACGTTAGATATCCCCTCCGGATCGTAGAATCCACAGTGATCTAAGGAGAGCGCTGATAATAAATGCCCTCCCGCGTAATGTATATAACAGGCGATACGTGACCGCGAGATGCCACGTTTTACAGCTGCTCCACGAGGACACCAACTCCTCCAGAACCGCCAGGATTGGAAAGACTCACGGACATTGAAGTCGTCCTTGTATTTCCTAGGGAAAGGCTGAGACTCCGGGGGGCCGGGATAAGACCCCTTCTGCCCCGTGGTCAGCGTCGTCAACGTGTAAACCTCGTCCACCTCAAGCTCGAGAGTAAAGGACCCTCCTGTAACCTGAAGAAGACGAAGTCAGCCATTActgataaccatgtgaccagtgccCACTCTTCTGCACAGCACCCCTCCCCCGCTCCATGTATTACCGGTATGGCGGACTTCTTGGTGAACAGGGCGGGTTTGCCGGAGCACAGCTTCGAATACCAGACCTGCAGCGACGTCAGACCGTTCTACAGAACCAATAATGACGTCATCAGGGTCCACCATTATACACTACATCAATGCTCTGATACTCACAAAGGAGCCGTCCAGCTGGAAGGTGGCGTTCTGCGCAGAGACGTTGAATTTGGGCAGAAAAGGCCGGATACAGACGGAGTGGTCATGAGTCTGCGGGCATAACAGAGGAGAGGATTACACTCATTCTGGTAactcagacttaggctatgtgcgcacgttgcgtaaattcatgcagttacgctgcgctttgcagcgcagcgtaactgcatgcgtcctgcgtcccctgcacagtctatggagattgtgcaggggccgtgcgcacgtggcgtctcagagcgcagcgcttcggctactgccgaagcgctgcgcaaaaagaagtgacatgtcacttctttcctgcgctttgccggcagctcctgctctgtctatggcaggagctgcaggcagagcgcatggaatcggcgctcactacggacatttctgcagcgatctaaagcgcacatgtgctcttcagatcgctgcagaaatttctgcaggctagtacgcaacgtgcgcacatagccttaaaaggatctgctgcagctcctcatacaagcagaggggagaggagggggatgcagctgcagctcctCATACAAGCAGacaggagaggagggggatgcagctgcagctcctCATACAAGCAGacaggagaggagggggatgcagctgcagctcctCATACAAGCAGACAGGAGAGGAGGGGGATGGAGCTACAGCTCCTCATACaagcagagaggagaggagggggatgcagctcctcatacaagcagaggggagaggagggggatggagCTACAGCTCTTCATACACGCAGAGGGGAGAGGAAGGGGATGCAGCTACAGCTCCTCATACAagcagaggggagaggaggggggatgcagctgcagctcctcatacaagcagaggggagaggagggggatggagCTACAGCTCTTCATacacgcagaggggagaggagggggatgcagctgcagctcctCATACAAGCAGacaggagaggagggggatgcagctgcagctcctCATACAAGCAgacgggagaggagggggatgcagctgcagctcctcatacaagcagaggggagaggagggggatgcagctcctCATACAAGCAgacgggagaggagggggatgcagttgCAGCTCCTCATACAAGCAgacgggagaggagggggatgcagctgcagctcctcatacaagcagaggggagaggagggggatgcagctcctCATACAAGCAgacgggagaggagggggatgcagctgcagctcctcatacaagcagaggggagaggagggggatgcagctgcagctcctCATACAAGCAgacgggagaggagggggatgcagctgcagctcctcatacaagcagaggggagaggagggggatgcagctcctCATACAAGCAGAGGGGAGAGgatggggatgcagctgcagctcctcatacaagcagaggggagaggagggggatgcagctgcagctcctCATACAAGCAAAggtgagaggagggggatgcagctccaGGTCCTCATAcaaggggagaggagggggatggagCTACAGCTCTTCATacacgcagaggggagaggagggggatgcagctccaGCTCCTCATACAagcagaggggagaggaggggggatgcagctgcagctcctCGTACAagcagaggggagaggaggggggatgcagctgcagctcctcatacacgcagaggggagaggagggggatgcagccgcACCTCCTCATacacgcagaggggagaggagggggatgaagctgCACCTTGTCATACAagcagaggggagaggagggggatgcagctgcagctcctcatacacagagaggagaggaggggtGTCCATTTTTCTCAACAGCACTAAGTGCTCTAACCACTGAACATCTCCTTACCATGGTCTCGATAACAATGGTGATGTTCCCTTTCCGGTCAGTCAGGGCCACGTAACTCCCACCCTTCTCCAAGTGACCGACCGTCCGCAGGTAATACCACCCCGGCTGGGTGAACTGAGTGGTGTGAGCTAGGAAAGAGCAGACCCGTGACTGTGGCTTCCAGCTGATACCGTGCAGCAAATGCTAACCTTGTGCAATGATTGCTTACACTGATACGCTGTAACAAACACTCAGCTGGGTGAACATTTGCACATCTAAATTAAAACCATTGCTAATTTTTTTAATAAACGAGTGCTAGATAAAATTcctttgctccctgttatcagggaTTTCAGGCTCGAGCCCCGGAAGTGTTACCCGTAATCCAGATGGGAGAGGACACCACGTAGTTTCCGCTCCAAGGCTCCTTAGCCGTCATCAGTCCTTCCAGACCAAACGGCAGCTGCTCATAGTAACTGGCCACGAGGTTCCACGAGATCGTCCTGGAAGAAGGGACCACAGGAGGGAGAAATGTGTTACTGACAGGACACCAATACAGGGGGGCAGGACACCAATACAGGGGGGCAGGACACCAATACAGGGGGGCAGGACACCAATACAGGGGGGCAGGACACCAACACAGGGGGGCAGGACACCAACACAGGGGGGCAGGACACCAACACAGGGGGGCAGGACACCAACACAGGGGGGCAGGACACCAACACAGGGGGGCAGGACACCAACACAGGGGGGCAGGACACCAACACAGGGGGGCAGGACACCAACACAGGGGGGCAGGACACCAACACAGGGGGGCAGGACACCAACACAGGGGGCAGGACACCAACACAGGGGGGGCAGGACACCAACACAGGGGGGCAGGACACCAACACAGGGGGGCAGGACACCAACACAGGGGGGCAGGACACCAACACAGGGGGCAGGACACCAACACAGGGGGGCAGGACACCAACACAGGGGGGCAGGACACCAACACAGGGGGGCAGGACACCAACACAGGGGGGCAGGACACCAACACAGGGGGGCAGGACACCAACACAGGGGGGCAGGACACCAATACAGGGGGGCAGGACACCAATACAGGGGGGCAGGACACCAATACAGGGGGGCAGGACACCAATACAGGGGGGCAGGACACCAATACAGGGGGGCAGGACACCAATACAGGGGGGCAGGACACCAACACAGGGGGCAGGCGTCCCCCAGGGCATCCCATAAGGGGGCGATCCTGGCCATGCACTCACGAGGTCATGTTCCCATTCACGTAGTTCTGGTTGAGGATTCGCGCCCAGCAGCCACCGCCAACCTCGTCATTAAATGTGCTGTAATCCTCCGAAGACCAAAGCTTCTTCCCTGTAGATACGGCGTCATCCACAGTCAGAGTCCCGGGGTAGTGAGCGCTGGAAGAGAGCGCGGAGAATGACCGAACCGCAGAGACAGAGCAGCGGTGACACCATACAGAACGCcatcatgtacacagtgactgcaccagcagaatagtgagtgcagctctggagcctaacacaggaggtaactcaggatcagtaatgtatgtacacagtgactgcaccagcagaatagtgagtgcagctctggagtataaaacaggaggtaactcaggatcagtactgtaatgtatgtacacagtgactgcaccagcagaatagtgagtgcagctctggagcctaacacaggaggtaactcaggatcagtaatgtaatgtatgtatacagtgactgcaccagcagaatagtgagtgcagctctggagtataatacaggaggtaactcaggatcagtactgtaatgtatgtacacagtgactgcaccagcagaatagtgagtgcagctctggagtataatacaggatcagtaatgtaatgtatgtacacagtgactgcaccagcagaatagtgagtgcagctctggagtataatacaggaggtaactcaggatcagtaatgtatgtacacagtgactgcaccagcagaatagtgagtgcagctctggagtataatacaggaggtaactcaggatcagtaatgtaatgtttgtATATACAGGGACTGCACAATCATGAATGTGAATCTGTCCTTACAGTCCGGGCTCGGTCTACACATGGGGTCTAGTAGGACGTTGCGGTCTCCTACCCTATCACATCCACCGCCCTCAGGAGCTCGGCGTCCAGCAGCATCTGGATGGAGATGGGCTGCCACAGATTATCGCTGGCTATGATCCGCACCCGCTCCAGGCCGCTCTTATCCAGGGTGTAGCGCAGCAACTTGTAGAAGAAAGGGATAGGCAGAAAGAGAAGGGAAAAGTGCAGATCACCAGCTATCCTCCAAAGAGACCACCCCAGGAGAGACCTGCACCCCGCAGAGGCAGCAGAGTACGGGAAGAGCTGCGGTGTATGAGCCGTGTATAAGGACGTGTTCACACATCGCACAATTGCAGCGTGTTACTGAGTATTCTAGGCAGAGTTTTACAGCACCAACAAAATCCATGACATTTCTGTCGTCTCATGCACgtttcatttttttttacctttttaatcaATGCGTTTTCCAAATTTGTAATAATTCAAGTCTATGAGGGTCCCAAACAAAGGACTTAAAAATACCatgaaaaacacaacaaaaaagtatgaaaaatgtgCAGGATATACGCAGTGGTGTGAAAATAAAGCTGCAAAAACGTCGTTGTGTGAACTAGTAAGCACCTCTGCCAGCAGCCAGTacaggagacagggagaggggagatgaagctgcaggagGCAAAGGGTGGGACAGAAAGTGCAGCATTTGTGGCATCACAGTACTAAATGTACCCGACTGGAGACTGACAGGATAAAGAATGGATCACTGACAGCAAAAATGCAGAGGACTaagcaaacagaaaaaaaacaaaacaggcacATCCATGACCTGAAGAGCTAACAATCTGTCAGAGCAGGTACTGCATTGATTGAGAGATGTCATATTtcagtcccctccagagctgcaatcactattctgcctcATATCCCAGCCATCTAGAGTCACAGTTCTGTGGTTTCCGGTCTCCATTCGCTGACTGTCCCTGGGTGAGACACCGGATGCGATAACCTCGCTGCTGCCGTGTGGTAGAGGACGTGTAATTTACATTATATTGCTGAGTGTCGGCTGAGGGCCAGCCCCTTCCTATAGGCCCAGgcctgtcccctccatacagaGCAGGCCCGACAGGGTCCGTACAGCAGAGGAGAATGGCAGTCCTATGTAAAAGTCACTTACCCTATAATCTGCACAGCTTCGTTTAGATAAGGATCAACTACCATGTCCTTTGCAACCGCCCAGTCTCCATCCGCAGCGATGATACTGACGTGGTTTAACCCCAGCCTGTCCAGGCTGCGCCGGAGAACCTCAGGGACAAAGCGGACATGTCAGCCGTTACCAAAAAGGCAGCACAAGCTCCTACACCTCATCCTACAAGTCTACAGCGAGCAGCTCCGGCCAAGCATGCACGAGGCAGTACAAAGGGGTATGGCTCATTAAAATCCACATAATCCAGCATCCTACTGACTGCCGGCAGCGGTGCCAGACCCGAAATCCCAGACCACGGGACCTCAAGTGTTTGCAATCATCTGTCCACCTAAAGGGCCACTGCTGCACAAATATGGCCGCCCTGGCATTGAGACCAAGGACCCTACGTGTCATTATCTCGCAGCCTGCTAATCCAGCGAGGGGCTTCAGATCTACGGCTCGTCCCCAGCGGGAGGTGCGGCTCGTCCCCAGCGGGAGGTGCGGCTCGTCCCCAGCGGGAGGTGCGGCTCGTCCCCAGCGGGAGGTGCGGCTCGTCCCCAGCGGGAGGTGCGGCTCGTCCCCAGCGGGAGGTGCGGCTCGTCCCCAGCGGGAGGTGCGGCTCGTCCCCAGCGGGAGGTGCGGCTCGTCCCCAGCGGGAGGTGCGGCTCGTCCCCAGCGGGAGGTGCGGCTCGTCCCCAGCGGGAGGTGCGGCTCGTCCCCAGCGGGAGGTGCGGCTCGTCCTCAGCGGGAGGTGCGGCTCGTCCCCAGCGGGAGGTGCAGCTCGGGGGTCAAATGTCACATCGGGGCAGTAATGACCAGGACAATGGCGTCACTGCAGCAAGTGGTTTGATAAGAGTCACTCCTGACATGACATTCTGATTGTCAGCTCTTCAGGTTAGGAAGTCTGGTTATTGGAGGTTTGTGAAAGATAATACAGTAAACAACATCACAAAAGTATCAAAAAAGACAGTGGCAGCGACACCCAAGGCCGGACCCTACCTTTATATAGGTGGCATCGTAGGCGCGCTCATTCCAGATCTGAGGATAAGAGGGAGAAAAGAGTAAGAACAATGTCCAAGTAACAACACTGAGGGTTTGCTTCAATGTATCGGTTCAAGAACTGCATCAGATCTGTCTCCTGCACAATTGTAAGAAACCCTCTGCACGGGTCAGCTGTGTATAAGGGGCAATGATATGCAGGTATGGAGATACGGTGGTGCCCGGTGAGGAACAAGCAGTGAATGTGAATGCTCCGTACAGGACAAGAGCTGGTCTGCGGGGGCTGCGCTCGCTCGCTGTCTGCGGGGGCTGCGCTCGCTCGCTGTCTGCGGGGGCTGCGCTCGCTGTCTGCGGGGGCTGCGCTCGCTGTCTGCGGGGGCTGCGCTCGCTAGCTGTCTGCGGGGGCTGCGCTCGCTAGCTGTCTGCGGGGGCTGCGCTCGCTAGCTGTCTGCGGGGGCTGCGCTCGCTAGCTGTCTGCGGGGGCTGCGCTCGCTAGCTGTCTGCGGGGGCTGCGCTCGCTAGCTGTCTGCGGGGGCTGCGCTTGCTAGCCGTCTGCGGGGGCTGCGCTTGCTAGCCGTCTGCGGGGGCTGCGCTCGCTAGCTGTCTGCGGGGGCTGCGCTCGCTAGCTGTCTGCGGGGGCTGCGCTCGCTCGCTGTCTGCGGGGGCTGCGCTCGCTGTCTGCCGGGAAGGACACATGTCCTGCCATGTAGGTGAAATTCATTTATTACAAGATTATTAGAACACAAGCTGGTGTCCAGCCGCAGCCCAGAGCGAGGAGAGTATACGGAGCCGCTGTATTGTGGGGTATACAGCCGGTTTGGTGGTAAGAATTAAACTTGTCACACGTGATGATCAGGTTTTTCCTCTCGTACTGCTACAATATCGCTCTGGGTTAATTAGTTGGTATTTAACCCTAGaaggcatacctggggcctcgcagcctgctgggttacttgttttctattgtagatttctatggttgcgcgttctagggttaacacgaGATATAAAAATGACATTACATGGGATTGTTACTTTACTTTGCAGATACAAATCGTATCTTGCATCCTGTTAGTTGTAATTAATCTTCTGGCCAGTGGAGGGCGCTGATTGGGATATAACAGAATGGCTTCTTTCCGTTGTTTGCACTGTACGGTCTCCACATACAGAGGATTGCTCCTCTTTAGCACTCCAGGTTTCTTCAGTTTGTCTTGGTAATTCTGGGAGGTTCTGGAGGCGCTGGGCTTCAGAGGTGTGTTCTGATGTTGGATCCTTCATCTGTTCTGGCGCTTGTGCAGTTCTGTATCTTGTCTGCGGCAGCAGCAGGTCATCCATATATCACCCCATATATCACGCCTGTAGCGGGGTAGGGGTCCCCCAagtcgacaaagaggcagtgacccaaaatagtccaatccaaacagctttattgtcctcgctgtacaggtaaagtcatccggaacacagccgggttactcacagtccatacgggtccccgtcacacaggcaccccttgccgtaggagacagtCTTACTataccccgttcggctgttccaggagggtccacagacttataatcggtccacacaggcctgaactctcttcagtttcttgctctgcagcttacaaaagcaactctgccccacccaggcctttacaagaaGCTTTTAaaagagaactgtggccatgagccacctgcataacccggcctggaggtcactggactgaccactatgtagggctctaatatgtttctgtacgcattctgggagatacgtaccgtccgtcacatatcaatggacccactatctctcacatacccccccctccgttcaaacccgaggggatgaacgaacgcccccaaacaggccgcccaagacagggcatcggcattgccctgggatgaaccggcccgatgttctaccgtaaaacaaattctgaagggacaggaaccagcgggtgacccgggcattccgttccttcgcatttctcatccagacgaggggcgcgtggttAGTCACCAACCGAAACTGtagcccgagcaaataatagcgcagggactccaaggcccatttaatagccaagcactccttctccactacgctataattcttttccgCCGGGGTAAGCTTCCGGCTCAgataggtaaccggatgctcagttccgttcacctcttacgagagtacggcccccagacccacctcggaggcatctgtttgcacaaggaaggtgttaccgaaatcggggctaatgaggaccggttgaccacacaaggcagtcttcatggactgaaacacTTCCTCAGCCTgcggggtccagcgtaccatagccgccttcttacccttcaacagctcggtcaaagccgctgttctcccggcaaagtctggtataaaccgccggtaataccagaTAATGCCGAGGAACgccctcacctgtttagtggacactggtctaggccacttttggatggcctctattttatttacttgaggcttgatcaccccgcggccaataacgtaccccaaatagcgggcttcctcctgaccgattgcacattttttggggTTTGCGGTCaaccctgccgcccgcagggagttaaagccggcctggacctgggacaatcggtactgaagatgatgatgtcatctagataggcggatgcgcacttctgatggggttccaacactatgtccatcagtctttggaaagtagccggggctccatgtaaaccgaaaggcaagacaacatagtagtagagcccctctggtgtaatataggccgttttttccttggctgactgtcagcggcacctgccaatagcctttggtaaggtcaagcgtcgtgaaatattgagcctttcccaaccgttcaataagttcgtccacccagggcatagggtaaaggtcgaacttggaaacctcattcaatctcctaaaatcattgcagaaacgtagcgacccatcgggttttggaatcagcacaatgggactagcccagtcactctttgactcCTTGATCACCCCTagagtaagcatctgtttcacctctgctgcaatggcttgtctccNNNNNNNNNNNNNNNNNNNNNNNNNNNNNNNNNNNNNNNNNNNNNNNNNNNNNNNNNNNNNNNNNNNNNNNNNNNNNNNNNNNNNNNNNNNNNNNNNNNNNNNNNNNNNNNNNNNNNNNNNNNNNNNNNNNNNNNNNNNNNNNNNNNNNNNNNNNNNNNNNNNNNNNNNNNNNNNNNNNNNNNNNNNNNNNNNNNNNNNNgttactcacagtccatacgggtccccgtcacacaggcaccccttgccgtaggagacggtcttactataccccgttcggctgttccaggagggtccacagacttataatcggTCCACACAGGCCTGGAGCTttcccaggcttcctgctctgcagcttacagaggcaGACTCTGCCCcctcccaggcctttacaaagagcttttaaacgagaaccGTGGCcacgagccacctgcataacccggcctggaggttactggactgacctctatgtagggctctaatatgtttctgtacgcattctgggagatacgtaccgtccgtcacatatcacaccccatatatacacaccatatatcCACACCACATATCACCCGGCccatatacacacaccacatatcaccccatgtacacacaccacatatcacccccatatacacacaccacatatcacccccatatacacacacaccacatatcacCCGCCCATATATTACACCATATAtcaccccatatacacacacacaccacatatcaccccatatacacacacacaccacatatcaccccatatacacacacacaccacatatcaccccatatacacacacacaccacatatcaccccatatacacacacacaccacatatcaccccatatacacacaccacatatcaccccatatacacacacccacatatcaccccatatacacacaccacatatcaccccatatacacacaccacatatcaccccatatacacacacaccacatatcacCCGGCCCATATATTACACCACATATcaccccttatacacacacacaccacatatcaccccatatacacacacacaccacatatcaccccatatacacacacacaccacatatcaccccatatacacacacacaccacatatcaccccatatacacacaccacatatcaccccatatacacacaccacatatcaccccatatacacacaccacatatcacccccatatacacacaccacatatcaccccatatacacacaccacatatcaccccatatacacacaccaccatatcaccccatatacacacacaccacatatcacCCGGCCCATATATTACACCATATAtcaccccatatacacacacacaccacatatcaccccatatacacacacacaccacatatcaccccatatacacacacacaccacatatcaccccatatacacacacacaccacatatcaccccatatacacacacacacaccacatatcaccccatatacacacacacaccacatatcaccccatatacacacacacacaccacatatcaccccatatacacacacacacaccacatatcaccccatatacacacacacacacaccacatatcaccccatatacacacacacacaccacatatcaccccatatacacacacacaccacatatcaccccatatacacacacacacaccacatatcaccccatatacacacacacacaccacatatcaccccatatacacacacacaccacatatcaccccatatacacacacacaccacatatcaccccatatacacacacacaccacatatcacccccatatacacacacacaccacatatcaccccatatacacacacacacaccacatatcaccccatatacacacacacacacaccacatatcacccccatatacacacacacacaccacatatcaccccatatacacacacacacacaccacatatcaccccatataccacacacacacaccacatatcaccccatatacacacacacccacatatcaccccatatacacacacaccacatatcaccccatatacacacacaccacatatcaccccatatacacaca from Anomaloglossus baeobatrachus isolate aAnoBae1 chromosome 12, aAnoBae1.hap1, whole genome shotgun sequence includes the following:
- the GALC gene encoding galactocerebrosidase isoform X4, with product MKEATSRLLVSYPEPYRSQVLDYLFKPNFGASLHIFKVEIGGDAQTTDGTEPSHMHYPDDQNYFRGYEWWLMKEAKKRNPAIQLVGLPWAFPGWIGNGKNWPYDFPDVTAYYVVSWIIGAKQYHDLDIDYVGIWNERAYDATYIKLLRYTLDKSGLERVRIIASDNLWQPISIQMLLDAELLRAVDVIGAHYPGTLTVDDAVSTGKKLWSSEDYSTFNDEVGGGCWARILNQNYVNGNMTSTISWNLVASYYEQLPFGLEGLMTAKEPWSGNYVVSSPIWITAHTTQFTQPGWYYLRTVGHLEKGGSYVALTDRKGNITIVIETMTHDHSVCIRPFLPKFNVSAQNATFQLDGSFNGLTSLQVWYSKLCSGKPALFTKKSAIPVTGGSFTLELEVDEVYTLTTLTTGQKGSYPGPPESQPFPRKYKDDFNVRNPPFSEAPYFADQSGVFEYFTNTSDPGDHVFTFRQVLTQRPITWSSDPYQAISVIGDYSWSNLTITCDVYIETPGTGSVFIAARVDQGGSPAYLAKGIYFWVSADGTYKVTGDLQGKIVLHKGLSGVRARAWHTLTLHVKGFSASGLLNGNPLWADVLTLGPVHGWAAIGTGAFEFAQFDNFMVEAELADT